In the genome of Raphanus sativus cultivar WK10039 chromosome 9, ASM80110v3, whole genome shotgun sequence, the window GGATACTGATGCAGCGTAGCATCCTATTTCTATTGGGCTTTGGTTTTCTTATTTTCCTTTTCCTAGTTAAGCTTTGCATTCTTTTTCTAAGtatgttttggttttctttaTTCTATcggttttagaatttttaatatctatataaTGTGATCTCTTAGATTTATGAGAGGCACAACTTTTGAattattgattaatataaacttagggttttgggttttaaaaAAGACAATCTCTTGAATCCTTACTTCTGGACATTCTGTAAGAATTCAACAGATTTAAGAAGGCATAGATAGCGGATATTCTCAGAATTCAACGATATCCTTGCATTATCGGTTACTACGGTTACTTCCGCTCTGTCAGTTGGTATCAGAATCCAGAAGCTTTAACAGCGTAGCATCCTATTTCTATTGGGCTttggttttcttatttttcttttcctaGTTAAGCTTTGCATTCTTTTTCTAAGTATGTTTCGGTTTCCTTTATTCTATCggttttaggatttttaatatctatataatgtgactaggtgttttcctgcaccatgtgcagaaataaaagttttaaaatataatttattttaaaatacaaattttattaattttttattttgttaatttttgattttattatttacttacattatataatcttaatttaatcatatgtaaaactttaagattaaaaaaaatatttttattcaatgtatatttagtaatatatatgtatatctttttctgaaatatattcaatcaaattttgtaaatgtaagagaaaattttgttaagtgtataattatcaaaacataaaactaaataattttctaaaatttatggatattaaaaataaactaatagtattggattagaaaattacatttaaaaactgaataattttgaagaattgttttactaataataactataaaatataattaacttttgaaaaatccaaaataatattatatttctatttataacattatattatttattgctaaattaatgatgatctatgagttattaccatattttaaaatttactaaaaatacaaatcaataataaatgtaaatgtctatgtcactatttaaagaaaattatatatttttaaaaaaatgcatagtattttgaagaattgtttttagtaataaaaattatatacttataaaaatatagccaaataatattttgaaattttaattattattatatttctatttaatttattatttattgttatattaattatgatatataaattattgccatattttaaaaacttaccttaaatataaatcaatattaaatgtaaatatgtcataattatctttaagttattactatatttttaaaaaaattatcttaaatataaatcaacactaaatgtaaatatccatgTCATAGTTTATttcaagccatgtcatcaatgttggtgtgccatgtcataatttttctttcaaaattaatatggtgatgacacatatcaaaatcacttctcaaatatagactaggggatctCTTAGATTTGTGAGAGACACAACTTTTGAattattgattaatatataaacttagggttttgggtttaaaaaaacacaatctCTTGAATCATTACTTCTGGGCATTCTGTAAGAATTCAACAGATTTAAAAAAGCATAGATAGCGGGTATTCTCAGAATTCAACGATATCTTTGCATTATCGATTACTACGGTTATTTCCGCTCCGTCAGATACACAACTAGAATGTCGAGGCAATGATAACGCAAGCCGTAAACCACCTAACCCTATTGAACCAAGCTGCAGCGTCTTGACGATTAAGAGAGGGGAAGATCACACTGTTGAACCAAAAATATTTAGCCGCCAACTCTTGAGGTCCAATCAACCTGAAAACCCTTCGTCAAGAAAGCAAGAAGCTTCCTAGTCACAAACAGAAAAGATTCACCGAATAAAGTACCCAAAACCAGAGATAGAGAAGTCGCTAACTGCATATTTGCGACTAGTAACACGTTACAACCTGAACTATCACTAGATTATTATAACTCACTTTTAACTGTGGATGCttgtttagttttgttttactATACGAACatagttaaaaaatttaaatgtttcttACGTCTTAGAGAATTCTGTTAGTGTGGAATGAGCATATCtaaattgattgattgattgattgtgTGCAACAGTTTTGTGTGTTTGTGGTTGTAGTTTTTGACACATGTGGTTAATTCATTCGTGGCCCTAGTTGAGAACGATActtgtcttttttttggtagaaagtttgaataaaattatatcacGAAACCGCCCACTATATCGCAAACGTCCATACCACGACGTGACATTGGAGGCATGGTTTAGAAAAGCGAATATAGTTGGGACAATATCCAATTTATTTTTGACAATATCCAATTTATTCTTACTTGTAGAGCTtcttatttctattttaattacATATTGCTAAATTGAACCAACTACGAAGAAAGTAATTTGCCAAAAATACTAATGATTTACATCCAGATAAAAATGGAAGATGCATACTCTTTTTTTCTAAGATATAAATCTTTTGGACAGTGGAAGCCcccttggtccagtggtttgactaaggatTCAATTGCTTCTACATCCGGAGGTCTGGGATTCAAACCctagaaaataccaaattattcagattatggagaaacaagttacaggagatcttcagcttggtgcagagcgtaccatcgaacatggatctcataggacggctcagagtggtgcagtcagaCGTGTATTTTCACAGGGTGGTAGAATtatcggctgtaaaatcgtctttgtaatattctcatcattgtaatcgtataattaatcgataataatcgatccagacgttcaaaaaaaaaaatcttttggaCAGAAACagacatatttaaaattatgtttacctaaaatgttatttaaactataaattaaacttaacatttttaccaaaaaaaactataaattaaaaactatttaaccaattacaaatatactagaaaatataattgattataaaATGACAACTATAAACAGTTTTTGGATAATAAGATTAGCatactatttaattttaaaatatatagaccTTTCATATTCGATTCTGGAAACATCTAGCTCGTGTCTTCTCATGTGTCCCGAAGCTACGAAGACTTTTTGtccaagtaaaaaaaaactcacaaaatggtaataaaacatttgaatttatttctttaaaagGAAGGTTGTCCTCTCGAATCAATTcacagtcttcttcttcctcctcatcaGCCATTATTATTATCCAAgctctgttttctttttaaataatcatAATAAACAGAGAAAGCCCTAAATTTGGATTCTAATTTTGGAAGACaaacaaattgttttttctcttttccaaAAACAAACTTGTGATCCCTTAGTGTAATAACAATCATCGTCATCGTTTAACGTTAACGTTAATGAATGGCTGTGGAAACAATGTCCATGAGATCAGATTCTGCATCAGCTTTGATTCTAACGTCAGGAGCAAGCGGTCGCGTTAGGGCTCTCTTCTCCATGCGAGAGCTCAAGCGCCTCTTTACCATCATCCACTCGCTcgttctcttcctcctcctcccgtTTCGCGCCGTCCTCTGGCCTCCGAGGAAGGTGCGAGCCACGCCGCAGCAGATCGTGGTGAAGAAGAGGAGCATCAGCGTTTCGCCTCCGCTGGTTCCGGCTGCGGTGGTTGATGAGGAGGTTGCGGTTAGACGGGAGCTCGCGATAAGGCGAGTTCTGGAAGATGAAGGCGGCGGCGATGGAAGCTGCCGCGTCAGAGATTATTCGCTTTTCACGACGAAGAGAGGCGACACGTTGTTTACTCAGTCATGGTCTCCTCTTTCCCTAACCCACAAGTAATTATTTCTACCTTTaacctaagttttgttcttaCAGAATCTTTCATATTATGTTCTTGTCTGGTTTCTTATCTTTCTTGTTTTGTCTCTTTCTTGCAGGGGACTTATTGTTCTGCTACACGGATTAAATGAGCATAGGTTTGAACATGTTTCTCTAGCTACCCACCATTTTTTGGATATAGTTTTCTTGGAAGAAAGAAGCTTTTAACAtaagtttatttttcaatttttttttttttgtcaaattgcCAGTGGCAGGTATAGTGATTTTGCAAAGCAGCTTAATGCTAATGGATTCAAAGTCTATGGAATCGATTGGATAGGTAATATGAATTCTCTCTCATCGTTTTGTTagcttcttgatcttcctcTTGTTTCTAAAGGGGCTTCTGTAGACTGTAAGCATTTATCTACCATATCATCCTTCGTGTCCACTTAGTCTGCTGGGGTCAAAATGGGTCTCTGTTCCTCGAATATCACATCAAAAAGTTATTAAAGTATAAACCTATACATGGTTTTCAATAACTTGATGATGTTGGggtaaaaaaaattcacatagTTTAGTGTCTTGATCTTGAACATTTGGTATGTAACATGTTCTTAGAAGCGTTCATTAGtaccttcaaaaaaaaaataaccggAAAACATGAGTGTTTTATGATGAGCTATTTCATAGGCTAGAATTCTTCAACCATGTCTCTCTGTTTGGATGTCGCAGGGAATATAGTGATTTTTGTGTGTTGAGGTGGTGCTTAATTCGTGTGGAAAGGTGACCACCACATGAACCTCATCTTTAGTTATACACTTCCAACAACAGCTTTAGGCACTATTGATTTGTTACTACAATAGTATAGAAGTTATATATAGCCTTTTCAGGCATCTCCCTCAGTGGATAACTTCCATATCTTATTCATCTGACCTTGAAAAGTAAATTGTGTCTGCTAGGTCATGGTGGAAGTGATGGACTTCATGCTTATGTTCCTTCCCTTGATTACGCTGTTGACGATTTGGTATCTGAACTCTCTCCCTCTATAGTTTTAGTAGAAATTCCAAAAAACATGATGTTACTAGATGAAAACTAATTAACACCATCATCACCTTTGTCAAGAAATCATTTCTTGACAAGGTTCTCGCAGAGAATCCAGGACTCCCTTGTTTCTGCATTGGACACTCAACAGGAGGAGCCATCATCCTCAAGGTTGACATCTTTAGACCCCATTTAAATAGCatcatatcatcatcatcatcatccaagtACTTAAAAATCTCAAACAATGTGGAAAACAATCAAGTGCAGGCTATGCTGGATCCTAAGATCGAATCTCGAGTTTCAGGCATTGTATTGACTTCACCGGCTGTTGGAGTCCAACCATCTCATCCAATCTTCACAGTTAGTCATATACTTTTCTCAGTTTCCAAATAGTCCTTACCAATCTGATCAGTTTACATACAGGTTCTTGCACCAATCGTTGCGTTTTTGTTACCAAGGTACCAGTTCAGTGCAGCAAACAAGGAAGGAGCGCGAGTTTCTCGTGACCCTCAAGCTCTCCTCACCAAATACTCTGACCCTTTAGTCTTCACCGGATCCATACGGGTTCGAACCGGCTACGAGATCCTTAGAATCGCTTCTCATTTGCAGCAAAACTTGAACAAAGTGAAAGTTCCTTTTCTTGTGATGCACGGTACAGCAGATTCCGTGACTGATCCTAATGCCTCCAAGAGGCTATTCGAGGAAGCTTCTTCGTCAGACAAATCAATGAAGCTATTCGAAGGGTTGTTGCACGACCTCCTCTTCGAGCCTGAACGAGATATCATCGCTGGAGTGATACTGGATTGGTTAAACCAAAGGGTTTAAGCTTCTTCCATACCAGTAATTACTATCACGTCTGATCAAGAATCTCTTGGTTCAGACAAAAGGAATAATATAGTCTCGTGGAAATTTCTGTGTAACTGGACTGAGAATCATGAGgaagaaaaacttaaaatgaGTTCTTTGTGAATTAACAACTTCTTACGATAGCGAAAAGACAAGAAGACTCAAGAAACTGGACTCTCTTTCTATTCATTGGTCTCTCAGAACATTTTGACGCCAGTATGTTGTCATATTATCAATAATACTTTTGTAACCTCGAGGGTTGTATTATTTCATCTATTTACTACATTCATGCTAGTTCGTATTTATATGGAATCTATATGAGATTTTCTGGTTTTGATTGTTTCCTATTGTAAATATTTGTCTTACTTTTATTGTGTGAACTAATCAGCTAAGCGTTATGTTTGCCTAAGAACAAATATTATggatatatatagatatatattcaagcataaatttaaattctaattTTGAGATGATAAACTATTGTGACTGATATATATTCTTTGATATCAATGAACACTCAGGTTGTATCAATCTCCACACAAGCAAATCTGGAAATGAACACTCAGTAAGGTTGTTTCTTCTGGTTTAATATGAACTCAAATGAAATCGAAAATAATTAGATACTTGGCCTTACCATTGAGACAAGACTGATAACTGTTGGATCTACTGTCACTTTCATATCGGTTATATCGAACTAATATCTGTGCAAGTGCAACAGTAGTTTTATCTCATATCTCTTCTTCAGTCTCCTATCTTTACATGCAGAATCGATTAgaaataaatttcttttactGACATGAAAACTGGAAGTAAGAAACAATCTGGCATCCGTATGAATATATGTTAagcttattattaatttttttatgggAATAATATTCCATGGTTAACAAAATCACTCTAGTAGATATGAacatccatatatatattaatagtgATCATTATGGTCTCTGGGATACCTAACGTAAACAAAATATATCGAAATTGTTTTCTCAGTTAAGGAAATTAGGAAAGTTCTATTATATGATCATTAAGTAATCTGTACAAAAGGACCTTAAGGGctcaaaaattgtaaattaaaaagGCAACTATAATGCAATTACATGTGGTTAGTTGTGAGAAGGCTTGTTGATGATGCTATATGTACGGTTACCCAGTTTATGAGGACTGATCAAGCTAAGATACATTGTTTATGTCCAAGCCGTTATTAGCGTTCAATATAAGGGACTTTTCATGACTTATATTTCAAATAACTAAATACAATTTAGAATTGATGAGCAAATAGCTAAATATCAAATCTCTCGTATATCATTGATTTAACAGGATGAATACACGATGATTGTATAACAAGAATGCAAAAGATCACTATAGTTGACATTATTTTTACATAAGCAAACTAAGAAGCGATCAAAGAAACAAAGAGCAATTAAGACTAAGAGAAGCAATTATTTAATCAGCAGAGGAGAGCATGTCTCTGGCCTAATTAATCTACCAGGTTAGATCATACGGTTCCCATGGCATACTCTTGAGATCTTCCACACCAACACCTAAATCCTCAAGGGTCACATGTCGGTTTCCATTTCTATTACTACCAGAACTCCCACCGAGAATCTTGTCTTCGCTCAAATCCATGAAATCATCAAGAGACACATGTTGATTTCCCTTGTTATTACTACCAGAACTCTCGTCCTCGCACATATCAGTGCAGTTATTATCATGATGATTTGAGGATAAAGATCTCTCGTTACCCTTCTTTGTATCCTTAATGAGATCATTAATAGAACAAAAAGTAGAGCAGTTAACCATATCAGAtatgttttctttgttcttGTACCTGCCTAGCAGTGGatcttgatttgttttgttattaccACCATTGTGACTCTCGTCGTCGCAAAAATCAAAGAAGTTACCACGTTGGATTAATGATAATGGTCTCTCATACTTATACGCCTTGCTCTTTTGTAAGCTTGGTAACCCCTTGACCACGGTATCTAACTCGTTGAAGGCATCAGGCTCGTCCCACCAAGGCACAGATCTCGGCTTCTTCCTTTTATTCAGCTCTAGAGTTTCGTTCTCGTCATCTTCGCCGATCATGATGACTTCATCGGTACAAGATGATGACCCCAAGGATTTGTGGTCCATCATCTGATGACTCGAACGTTTTTTGGTGAGTGAGTACTCTTGTTGCTTCAACACCTTGTTTCGGTGCGCAGCAATTATATGGCTCAAAGTTATATGGCTGGACATGACTCTAGAGAGCTCTTTACTATGGTTTTTTGGTGATTGTTGAAAGCGTATGAGATCTTCAGTTTATAAAAAGAGAGGAGGAGCTTGGGGTGTGATCATAGTCTTGGAAAAAAATTAACTTCAtagttatttttgttgttgGTCAAACTTTAGTTATAGAGTTACTTAAAAAGCGACTATTGAGACTAGACTATCCTAACTTATTAAACTGACATAATCATGTTTATTTGGAATTCTGGAGCAAAAATACTTCAGTTGACTTAATTAATTACTCTAGCTAGCTATTTtctaaatcataattaaaattaaatcctgtatttattaatttaagacTAAAATCAGTAATAGTTTCTTTTGTATCATGGACTACAAGGTTTTATGATTAGtattaaacttcaaataaagGAAGATGGTTGACCAGAGAAGGTTGCCTTATCTTTGTTTGGTAAGATATTAACTAAAAACAATGAATCATTTGTATATTCATGAAAATACATTGAAAGTTTATTACAATTCATTACAGTATGAAGACAACATCAGAACAGCTATACATCGAATGGAAGGTTCGGGTTGAGCCCTTTGGATATCAGTTATATGTATTTTTGAGATTTATATTGAGTCAGGTATACTTTTGTACGATTAagtatatttatcaaaaatatctcCATGAATTTTCATGATTAAAATTGTAATGAACTAACCAACATTGATCTCGAAATAGGAAGGAAAAGAAGCAATAATCGCGGGAACTGATGAGAAGGGAGAGTGCCTTTGATGTAATTCTTGATGTTG includes:
- the LOC108828513 gene encoding uncharacterized protein LOC108828513 — its product is MAVETMSMRSDSASALILTSGASGRVRALFSMRELKRLFTIIHSLVLFLLLPFRAVLWPPRKVRATPQQIVVKKRSISVSPPLVPAAVVDEEVAVRRELAIRRVLEDEGGGDGSCRVRDYSLFTTKRGDTLFTQSWSPLSLTHKGLIVLLHGLNEHSGRYSDFAKQLNANGFKVYGIDWIGHGGSDGLHAYVPSLDYAVDDLKSFLDKVLAENPGLPCFCIGHSTGGAIILKAMLDPKIESRVSGIVLTSPAVGVQPSHPIFTVLAPIVAFLLPRYQFSAANKEGARVSRDPQALLTKYSDPLVFTGSIRVRTGYEILRIASHLQQNLNKVKVPFLVMHGTADSVTDPNASKRLFEEASSSDKSMKLFEGLLHDLLFEPERDIIAGVILDWLNQRV